One genomic segment of Pseudomonas fortuita includes these proteins:
- a CDS encoding phytanoyl-CoA dioxygenase family protein, translated as MKQSAEFQLSEETIEAFQREGAVCVRNLFTPEEVALLETGIEQNLKTPSERAKVASRPDDPGWFFEDFCNWGDIAAYRQFIFESRVGSVAAQLMNSETARLYHDHLLVKEPNTRQRTPWHQDQPYYNIDGRQNCSMWMPIDPVARESTLEFVAGSHLGPWLMPRSFLDSQAQWFPEGSLADLPDIEADRSAWHILGWELSPGDAVFFHMLTLHASGGVGGSRRRRAFSVRFLGDDITHAPRQWKTSPQFPGLETQLASGAQMNHELFPVLWPRA; from the coding sequence ATGAAACAGTCCGCCGAATTTCAACTCAGCGAAGAAACCATCGAAGCTTTCCAGCGTGAGGGTGCTGTCTGCGTACGTAATCTGTTCACGCCGGAAGAAGTTGCACTGCTCGAAACGGGTATCGAACAGAACCTGAAAACCCCAAGCGAGCGCGCCAAAGTGGCGAGCCGCCCCGACGACCCGGGTTGGTTCTTCGAGGACTTTTGCAACTGGGGCGATATCGCAGCCTATCGCCAGTTCATCTTCGAAAGCCGGGTGGGTAGCGTTGCTGCTCAACTCATGAACAGCGAGACTGCCCGGCTTTATCACGATCACCTGCTGGTCAAAGAGCCGAACACGCGCCAGCGCACGCCTTGGCACCAGGACCAGCCGTACTACAACATCGATGGGCGCCAGAACTGCAGCATGTGGATGCCTATCGATCCCGTCGCCAGGGAGTCCACCCTTGAATTTGTAGCGGGCTCGCACCTCGGACCGTGGCTGATGCCACGCAGCTTCCTCGACAGCCAGGCGCAATGGTTCCCGGAGGGGAGCCTTGCTGACTTGCCGGATATCGAGGCCGATCGCAGTGCCTGGCATATCCTTGGCTGGGAACTCTCCCCAGGCGACGCGGTGTTCTTCCACATGCTGACCTTGCACGCTTCTGGAGGTGTCGGGGGCAGCCGCCGGCGCCGTGCCTTCTCGGTGCGTTTCCTGGGCGACGACATCACTCACGCACCGCGCCAGTGGAAAACTTCACCCCAGTTTCCCGGGCTCGAAACACAATTGGCCAGCGGTGCCCAAATGAACCATGAGTTGTTCCCGGTGCTGTGGCCAAGAGCTTGA
- a CDS encoding LysR family transcriptional regulator: MIGFSFRQLEYFVAVAEHGSISAAARARHVSQPSVSVAIAQLEEALNERLFRRQVSRGLELTSAGTRLLAQARDIIGMAIAMNQNADSAQGLLRGNLSLICFQDLGPYFAPRLLSSFRKQYPGVEVTLFETDLAGVHRHLSAGKAELALTYDIGLDHSLPRQVLAELKPYALIATDHRLAHLAAIPLHELAQECLILEDIAQTREYFLSLFWAHNLQPRTQQYTQTFEMQRGLVAHGYGVALSCTRPAGDHCYDGTPLLCRPLLEEVSPQKVVLAQSGAMHPSPVAEAFKGWVTQEIAGSVTGEPAP, from the coding sequence ATGATAGGGTTCTCATTCAGGCAACTCGAATATTTCGTCGCCGTGGCCGAACACGGCAGCATCAGCGCTGCGGCGAGAGCCCGCCACGTTTCACAGCCCTCGGTGTCAGTTGCCATTGCCCAACTTGAAGAGGCACTGAATGAGCGGCTTTTCCGCCGCCAGGTCAGCCGTGGCCTGGAGCTGACGTCAGCGGGCACGCGATTGCTCGCACAGGCCCGCGATATCATTGGCATGGCCATCGCCATGAATCAGAACGCCGATTCGGCGCAAGGCTTGCTGCGCGGCAATCTGTCGCTTATCTGCTTTCAAGACTTAGGCCCTTACTTCGCACCCCGGCTGCTATCGAGCTTTCGCAAGCAGTACCCCGGTGTCGAGGTAACGCTGTTCGAAACGGACCTGGCAGGCGTGCACCGCCACCTGAGCGCCGGTAAAGCAGAGCTTGCGCTTACTTACGACATAGGCCTTGATCACTCGCTGCCGCGCCAGGTACTGGCTGAGTTGAAACCGTACGCGCTCATCGCTACGGACCATCGCCTGGCCCACCTGGCAGCGATACCGCTGCATGAACTGGCCCAGGAATGCCTTATTCTTGAGGACATCGCGCAAACGCGTGAGTATTTCCTTTCACTGTTTTGGGCGCACAACCTGCAACCGCGCACTCAGCAATACACCCAGACCTTCGAGATGCAACGCGGCCTGGTCGCGCATGGCTACGGGGTTGCCTTGTCATGCACCCGCCCCGCCGGGGACCACTGTTATGACGGTACACCGCTGCTGTGCCGGCCATTACTGGAAGAGGTGTCACCCCAAAAAGTGGTGCTGGCCCAGTCAGGCGCCATGCACCCGTCGCCGGTCGCGGAGGCGTTCAAGGGTTGGGTGACTCAGGAGATAGCAGGCTCCGTTACCGGCGAGCCCGCCCCCTGA
- the glsB gene encoding glutaminase B: MQTLLNEILEEVRHLIGKGKVADYIPALADVPAQQLGIAVYSNDGSHYCAGDARVPFSVQSISKVFSLVQAIGHSGEAIWERLGHEPSGQPFNSLVQLEFERGRPRNPFINAGALVICDINQSRFAAPTLSMRDFVRRLSGNPHISIDARVADSEYQFRARNAAMAYLMQSFGNFHNEVEPVLRSYFSYCALQMNCLDLARAFCFLANDGFCKHSEEQILTRRQAQQVNSIMATSGLYDEAGNFAYRVGLPGKSGVGGGIVAIVPGQFTVCVWSPGLNAAGNSLAGMAALELLSSRIGWSVF; this comes from the coding sequence ATGCAAACGCTGTTGAACGAGATTCTTGAAGAAGTACGCCACTTGATCGGCAAGGGCAAAGTGGCTGATTACATCCCTGCGCTGGCCGACGTACCGGCGCAGCAGTTGGGCATCGCGGTCTATAGCAACGATGGCAGCCATTACTGCGCAGGCGACGCAAGGGTGCCTTTTTCGGTCCAGAGTATTTCCAAGGTGTTCAGCCTGGTCCAGGCAATAGGCCACTCAGGTGAAGCCATTTGGGAGCGGCTTGGCCATGAGCCTTCAGGCCAGCCGTTCAACTCGCTGGTGCAGCTGGAGTTCGAGCGCGGGCGCCCGCGCAACCCGTTTATCAATGCGGGGGCGTTGGTGATCTGCGATATCAACCAGTCACGCTTCGCAGCACCCACGTTGTCGATGCGTGATTTTGTTCGACGGCTTTCGGGCAACCCTCACATTTCAATCGATGCCCGTGTCGCCGATTCGGAATATCAGTTCCGTGCCCGCAACGCTGCCATGGCTTACCTGATGCAGTCTTTTGGTAACTTCCATAACGAGGTCGAGCCGGTGCTGCGCAGTTACTTCAGTTACTGCGCGCTGCAAATGAACTGCCTGGACCTGGCCCGGGCATTCTGCTTCCTGGCCAACGACGGGTTCTGCAAGCACAGCGAAGAGCAAATCCTCACCCGGCGCCAGGCCCAGCAGGTGAACTCGATCATGGCCACCAGCGGGCTGTATGACGAAGCCGGTAATTTCGCCTATCGAGTGGGGTTGCCAGGCAAGAGTGGCGTGGGTGGCGGCATTGTGGCAATCGTGCCGGGGCAATTTACCGTATGCGTTTGGTCCCCCGGGTTGAATGCTGCGGGCAACTCCCTCGCGGGCATGGCGGCGCTGGAGTTGCTGAGTTCACGGATCGGGTGGTCGGTGTTTTGA
- a CDS encoding DMT family transporter, with the protein MEKSTSGWINGFIGVAIFAGSLPATRVAVGAFEPTFLTCARATIAALLGALFLLVLRQPRPERADLSSLAITALGVVIGFPLLTALALQHVTSAHSIVFVGLLPLCTAGFAVLRGGERPRPGFWLFSIAGAGLVVGYALMNGGEASAVGDLLMMAAVVVCGLGYAEGARLSRTLGGWQVISWALIVALPFMLLLTIANFPALDAFAKVSAPAWFSFGYVSLFSMLIGFVFWYRGLVQGGIAAVGQLQLFQPFMGLGLAALLLHEHVSWMMLVVTLGAVVCVAGAKKYAR; encoded by the coding sequence ATGGAAAAATCAACAAGCGGGTGGATCAACGGCTTTATAGGCGTTGCAATCTTTGCGGGCTCGTTGCCGGCAACCCGTGTGGCAGTGGGGGCCTTCGAGCCCACGTTTCTGACCTGTGCCAGGGCAACCATTGCCGCCCTGTTGGGGGCGCTTTTTCTGCTCGTGCTTCGGCAGCCGAGACCTGAACGTGCAGATTTGTCGTCATTGGCTATAACAGCGCTCGGCGTTGTCATCGGTTTCCCGCTACTGACTGCACTGGCGCTGCAGCACGTCACCTCTGCTCATTCCATTGTTTTTGTCGGGCTCCTGCCGCTCTGCACGGCAGGGTTTGCCGTTTTACGGGGCGGTGAGCGACCTCGGCCAGGTTTCTGGTTGTTCTCGATCGCAGGTGCCGGGCTGGTCGTTGGCTACGCGTTGATGAATGGGGGAGAGGCGTCGGCGGTGGGCGATCTGCTGATGATGGCGGCGGTGGTTGTGTGTGGGTTGGGTTATGCGGAAGGGGCGCGGCTGTCGAGAACACTGGGGGGGTGGCAGGTGATCAGTTGGGCATTGATTGTGGCATTGCCATTCATGCTGCTGCTGACAATCGCCAATTTCCCAGCGCTAGATGCCTTCGCCAAGGTAAGCGCCCCAGCATGGTTCAGCTTCGGCTACGTTTCACTGTTCAGCATGCTGATCGGCTTTGTGTTCTGGTACCGAGGGCTCGTCCAGGGTGGCATTGCAGCAGTGGGCCAACTGCAACTCTTCCAGCCGTTCATGGGGCTTGGCCTGGCTGCATTGCTGCTGCATGAACACGTCAGCTGGATGATGCTTGTGGTGACGCTCGGCGCTGTCGTCTGTGTTGCCGGGGCCAAGAAATACGCCCGGTAG